A region of the Gadus morhua chromosome 1, gadMor3.0, whole genome shotgun sequence genome:
GTGAAAAAATGGCCGCCGGTTTGTTGGGCTCTTCTTGTGCTGTGCCCCGGCGTGACCTGTTCTCGTCTCTTGCGcaaagaaatatttttttaaccattAAATGACATTAAATTGACCTCCGCCATGGCGTGTTTGTTATTCTTTTGGAGGTCGGTCTACCAAACATTTCACACTGCAGTCTTACTACCATACAACAAATGACTTTAACCAAAAATGTGTTTCAATCATTAAGCACAACTGGTGTTCAATCAACCTCCAACAAAAGGGTTACACCCAACAAGATCTCTTTACTTcctatttaatatttttataatttatcaAGGATTTTAGAAAAGATTGACTAGGTAGGCTGTCGCCATGTGGATCAAATCCAGCACCTTTGGTTGGAATCCAACTAAGTAACGGACACCGCCAACGGTGTGGAAATTTGCAGTCAATAATTAACTTTGAAGATATTCAAGTCAAAACGACGCTTTTAAACAAATGACAAATGGTAGTGCTGCTTAGAAGTTGAAAACCTTTATTGAGGCAAACATTTAACACCGCAGTCTTTCTAAAATACAACGAATGACTCGACCACAAATGTGTTTCTATCATTAAGCAGAACTGGTGTTCAATGAACCTCCTACACAAGGATTACACCGAACaagatttttattattttatgacaGAAAACCAAACCACTTGGGTCTTCTGCTGTACTGCTCAGAACTGTTCTTGAATCGAATTGAGACCAACCTGAACATACAGGTTGGTCTCAACATACATACTATACAGTCTTATCTTTGAAATTTATAATTCTGTTGTCCTGGCAGATGCGTACTGTGGACAGACTGTCATTTCAAATTGCCCACATACATTTATAACAACTGATAAAGATTTGGGGATATACACGGCTATCAAACATTGGAGTAGAAAGAGGTAAATAAAAACATGCACAATTTGTAAAATCCAGTAAGAGCTCCTTTATTTTATGGTTTCTTTATGtcacattattttatttgtgtacaCATTTGTGTAAAGGCATTCTCAATAGGCAGGGTACACTATGTGTGCAGGGAAATGGTTTATTTACAGACCAGATGGATGGCACTAGGATTTAAAGGAAAACCAAATTACCAATTTGAGGTATCGCCAACGATCAACCCTTATAAAACTCCTTCGCGTAGACCTCTGCCAGTCCCTCAACATCAAATTAGACGTTACCATATCAACCAAAAATGTATGGACGGCAGCTGGTCCCCCAAAACGAGCAATCAAGGTTAACTCATGCAATGGCATGCGTTTAACCTATGGCGGGCAATTGAGTCCATATTTACAACTTATCCACTGTTTGCTTTTACTTTGTGCATTAAAGTCGACATTGTGAACTCTGTATCATTACTACTGATTCCTTTTCATCCTGAACAAGTAgttctagggtttggttttccTCTAAGAGCTTGCCGTCAGGGGAATGTTGAGGTGTAACTGAGGGCTGAATGAAGGGAGCTGGGACAGCCATGATTAGAGCGAGAAACAGGGGAGCTAAAGAAGTAGTCTCAGGACGGGGAACTCTGGAATAAGGACGTAGCTGTGACAATTTTTTCCAATACGCGACACATTTGAACGGTAAACTCAAGGCAAATTCGTGAGCTTGTCGAACACTATAAATTATAACAACGATGAATAAATAAGCCACACATTCCCCAACATCTTTGTCGAGGTTTATGATAAAGCAACCGTAAAGCGATTCCCCGCAGGGCTGAACAAGCCACACAAGATGGACTGATACGATTATGGACACAATTCTTTGATAAGTCACTTTCAATCCATTTTTTTTCCAAGGAGACTTGAGTCTTACTATCCATGTTTGTccaatatttgtatatatagcTGAGTGTTCCATAAAACCAGAAGTGATTGTGCGTCAATAGAACAACCATCATTCGTATTGTGTGTAATTATGAAATGATTCTTACACAATGACTACCTAAGAAATAACTTCTGTTACAGTTTTATACCTGAAATTGTTGGAGGGAACTCCCTCTCCACTTGGAGCAATTTGGATGCTTTAATTCATATTAATGAGCCACTGGCTGGTGATTGGCTGGTAGTGTTAGTTCCATTCCCTGACATTGGCTACTACAAAACCATATCTGTTTGAGCGCCAATCAGACAtttcagggggcggggctaaggCAAATTTAGAAAGATGGTTTCTGCCATTCATTCTGATCATGTTTCCTCCACCTTGAAAAAGTGGGTCGGTGAAATCCATGCCAAAAACTAAACCTTGCAGAACTGGTTCTATAAGACCCACACTAACATAGGGGGCGGTTTGAGCTTGTTTCAGATAAGAtaagatgtactttattaatccaagAGAGGGAATTAGGGAGAACTTTTATCAACTATCTTTTTGGCCCTAACTGTTCCCAGTAGTGGATAAGCTACATCTATGTGACTGAGAATCGTGTTCAATGGTACTTCAACTTTGTTGTACATTATACCTCTGCGTCAATCATAACTTTGTTGTTTTCCAGTTCATTTATGAACGAGTAATCGGTTCTAGGTTCCCATATATGTTAATCTGTAAATACATAAAGATCACCAGATGCCACTGAATCTGTGACTCTCAGCACTCAGAATCAACAACCAAGAACCATTAATGAAAACACCGGCATAGAGAGCCTACGGCAGCTATTCGACGCAGAAGTATAACTTCACTGTTCCCGGTTGTGGAGGAGGTATCTGTACATCGATAGACTGATGGACATCTCTTATTTGACTCCCCATAATAGAAAATAGGGCTTTAAGCAGTGAACACTAGATGAGGTTTCAGCCTTGGAGATGCCAGCGTAGCAAAGTTTTCCTACGGAGTTGAGCGCTGTAACCCAACCTAGCTAAATGCTACCCTGGGCGTAGCGGACCGCTCAGGATTTCCATCTAAACATGGAGGGAAAAACGAATTGTCGGCGTctcagagttttttttttctgagctACATAATAATCGGAACGCCCAACGTAGCATCCGGCGCTTTCGCTGAAAGCTCCCAATGTTCACGCTTTAAGAGCGAggacctcccccccgccccgcccccacctggccccgcccccttacTGTTCCCGGTAGTGCAGGAGGTACATCTTCAGGGGCTCGGGCAGTGGCAGCCCCAGTATCTGCTCCCTGAGCCGGTTCACGGGGGACTCTTGCAGGAGCGCCCCGGCCTCCCgccgctgctgctcctcctcctcctcctgctgctcctcctcctccacgcggCTCAACCGCTCCGACGCCCGGCAGTCCGTCTCCCGcccctcgtcgtcctcctcgtcgtcctccctctcctcgtcctcctcccagGCCTCCCTGGCGCTGTAGGCCGGGCCCCGGTCCAGGGGCTCGGGGAGCAGGCGGCTGACGAAGGTGTAGCGGTTGGCCAACACGGCGCgggccagctgctgctgctgggggaggaTCCGCGGCCGcagcgccgccgccggcccccccgACAGGAGCCTCCTCTTGGGCAGGACTCGGGGCGGCGGGGCCTCCGTCAGGACGTGGCGGATGGAGATGCGGGCCAGGTCCTGGAGCGCCCGCACCTCGAACATGGAGGcttttgggggggtggggggttcaAGAGTTAAACGAGATACGTTTTTATCCGGACCAAAAGTAGCTTGTCTGGATAAACTACGGCCAGGTAGGGTCATAACCTGCTCAGTAATGTTCTGAGCAGTAATGGCCTACAACTAAATCCATGCCAAAAACCAAACCTGGCAGAACTATTCTTCTACAAGACCCACACTAACATAGGGGGCGGTTTGAGCTGGTTTCAGATAAGATAAGATGTATTTTGTTAATACAAGAGAGGGAATTGGGGAGAACTTAGTTTTATTAACCATCTTTGTGGCCCTAACTGTTCCCAGTAGTGTATAAGCGACATCTATGTGACTGAGAAACGTGTTCAATGCTAGTTAGCCTTTGTTGTACATTATACAGCTGCGTCAATCATAACTTTGTTGTTTTCCAGTTCATTTATGAACGAGTAATCGGCTCCGCCGCGGCCTATACCGCTTGAGTAAGCAGTGTAGGCCTCTTGCTCGAGGGCGCCTACAGGTTTATGGGTCGACATAGGAAGATAGGATTCAAACACCCGAACCACTAGGCTGAATCCTGCCCCTCAAAAGACATTTATGTGGTAGCTATTATCTCTGGCTTTGTGGGGGCTTGTTTTATACAGCCTATGGTGGGGGCAGGCGCTTTAAGAACAAGATTGAATGTATTTCATTTCAGAAAGTAGATGAGCTAACAGCTAGCAGGTGTGTTTTAATTGTGTGTCATACGTAAAATGTGGTGGTTGGCGAGTTGGATGATGTGTCATTGGGATTACCGCTGGTttctagcgtgtgtgtgtttgtgttgaatgtctgtgtgtgtgtgtccatgtctctctgtgtgtgtgtgtgtgtgtgtgtgtgtgtgtgtgtgtgtgtgtgtgtgtgtgtgtgtgtgtgtgtgtgtgtgtgtgtgtgtgtgtgtgcgcgcgtgcgtgcgtgtgcgtgtgcatgtgtgtgtgtgtgtttgtcagcgTACGTAGGGGTACTGGCTCTGGGCTGCTGTTCTCTGGGTGCTTGGGCAGCACCAGAGGAGCGAAGGACACAGCGATGATCTTCTTGGTCTCCCAGCTGTTGTACCCCGTCCTGCGGATCTTCGTCAACTAGGAGGACAGAGGATGTCTTTTAATGTGTTTATAATATACACATTATTATCCTGTACTCTGTAGCCGACAAGGGACATGGCTTTGCTGTAAGTTGAATTCCACCTAAATCTGTTATTTTCACTTGACTTGAAATGTGTTGTTTTGAATAACAATCTTGTTTGCTTGACGAGAACTGTCCTAAGAGAACtaacctagatgtgtgctggatagatcagtctaccagcctacccggtggactgtagcaaacgttgctcatctatccgtcatacttttagttggacacgcccacttgtgatgtcagaagaggccgattttcaaagcGGCttttaatggctaatcacactcacacctggtggtacaatatgGGACCATCAAGCTTCTTCTTCCTAAAACACCGGAATAATACGTTTATCAAAGACTATGAGCGTGGTTGCACTAGCATCTCATGTTAGCATTGGGATGGGACCTTTaaccctgtttttttttttaaaacgctGGAATAATGcttttatgagtgtgtgtgagcgtggtcGCCCCAGCAGGTCTGGTAGCGGTCGCCCGGTGATATTTCGGGGCGCTGGTGGTCCTGACCTTGTCCTCCAGTGGCAGCACCAGGATGCCGCCCACGCGCAGTAGCCTCCTCATGTAGTCCTCGTGGTCGCGCtgcacaccggcgccgcagtaCACCCGGTCGTACTGCTGCGTCTCCGGGGCGATCTCCAGGCAGTTCCCCGCCACGAAGCAGGGCTCGCACAGCTCGAAGctgcacgcacggacacacacacacgcaaggacacacacacacacacacacacagatgtacgcACGCATGTAcccatgcatggacacacacacacacacacacacacacggacacacacacacgcatggacacacacacacacggatgtatGCACGCATGTAcccatgcatggacacacacacactcatgcacggacacacacatgcgcagacacacacacacacacacgcacatacacagacacacagttagGAAGGCCTGACTGAATGACATTATCATTACAAGAGATTGTGTGGAATTAGAATAAATGAATGACATTATCATTACAATGtcatattataattataattattcataattatCCCACTCATCAGAGAGGAGGTTGCTTGGTCACTCGGGGAGGATGGAAAGCCTTTCAAACCGTTCCGGATTGTAGCCGGCCACAGAGTCTGAAGGCGTACCTGTCGAAGCTCTTGCTGTTCTTGATGAAGAAGTCCAGCTTCTCGTACGCGTACTCGATCACATCGGGGTGCAGCTCCACTCCGTGGTTTACCCCGAACGGCCCTGAAGGAAGCGTTTAAGAACAGGACCCGCTTTGATTTGAGTCTCCAGAAGACAGCAGCCTCACCATGACTCATCGGACCTGTGGGCTGTGACTTTTACCGTCTTTCTTTGGCTTTTCCCTTATCCACATACTGCTTGATTCACCCTTATAATTTGTCCCAGAATAGAATTGGCGGAATGCACAGacaatcagtcagtcagtcagtcagtcagtcagtcagtcagtcagtcagtcagtcagtcagtcagtcagtcagtcagtcagtcagtcagtctctctctctctctctctctctctctctctctctctctctctctctctctctctctctctctctctctctctctctctctctcctatagtCTCTCACCCAGGATCAGGCCCACCATGGTGCTGAGATACCCCGTGCCGCTGCCCAGGTTGAGGAAGGAGAGGCCGGGCCTGAGCTCCAgcgcctccatcacctccgaGTAGATGCAGGGCGCTGACAGGTGGATGTTGCCGTGCCTCCAGGCCAGGTCCTTGTAGGCGCTGTCCCGGAACTCGCCCAGGTAGTAGTCGGCGCGGTCCACGGCGCGGAAGGCCTGCTCCACAGCCTCCGAGCGGATGTACTGCGCCTCCTTCAGGTTGTCAATGAGCTCATCATTGTCCTCCCCCGCACTCACCACCCcacccatcctcctccctctgcgaGCGAGCTGTGGGAGGGGGGTATATTTAGTGAGAACTCAAGTACATTTTTAGATGTCCAGCCCTTTCCCTTGTGTCTCTTAACTTCCTTCACTCAAACTCATCTATTGCGATATGAACTTGAGAGATGCGTCAGGATTTTCAGTTACAAAATAAAAGGCCCAAacccctctccccaccaccaccaccaccaccacccatcccTTCGCCCCCATACAGGAGTGTGGCCCCCCCGTCGTTAGAAACCGAAGGACGCCTCTGTCCACAAGTGGAAGTAAACACCCAATCTATTACAGTCGCAGTAGAGATCACAACAATGACAACAGTCTGGCGGGCGTGTATCACAACGCATTTCCGTATTTAGATCATAGCCAAACATAAGGTGTTGAAGTCTGAACAAGCTGATATCCCTGACGCTGCTTAGGCCAACTGTGTCAATCCACTGGATATGCCACCGATGTTGGGCCAAATAGCTGCGCCACTAAATAATAAAGCATGTCGAAACGTATTTTGGGAATGCCTCGTCTTTAGTTACACAGGCTTTGGCTGCGAATTATGAAAAGTAGGAACATTTTGAGATTGTTGAAAGATGCCAACGCAGATTTTTTGGTTAAAACACTTCCAAAACCGTAGGCGTTATGGACGGACATCGAGGATTGACTCTGCATAAACACGGGATTAATACAGATCCATTCTATAATTGTGTCTTCCACTGGATCAGGCGACAATAACAGTGGACCCTGTGCGGCAGCGACCAACAATGCGCTTTGACGCATCGACAAAGAAACAGTCCTCGGTGTCATTGTTTCGCTCTTACCCAAACGTGGCGCAGTTTAGCAGCTCGCCCGAAAACAAGTTTAAATGTTGGCCAAGAGAGTTGATATCAAGACGTTTCATAGATTTCCCGTATCGATGTATCCGGGTAAATATTGCGTTTCTTCAGTTCCCCCAGTTCTGGATGTAAACACGACCATCGGAGGGAACGTGACGTCGGCCATCCAATCAGAGGAAAGTGCGCCTCAGCCAGGCTGTCCAAAATTCAACTTGAAAGCTGTTTTTGGTGTTCAGTCTGTTTGGTGTGACTGACATATTGACATGATTTAATATATGATATGACTGTATGATATGTGATATgtgatatatgatataggagTAGTACACTTTCACTGTCATTATTCCTTTATTTTCAGAGCAAATGAAAgacaaatccacacacagtcATCATTAACACATagacaatacaaaataaatatacaccATCAATTTGTTCTtccaaataaatattaaatatataacacAGATAGTTCCCAATTCATTACGGGTGTCGAAATAGTTTAaggaattaaaaacaaaaatcatataAACGAAAACTCTTTAGAAAATTATCAAAAATCGTTCATTACAAAATATTTGCACTTAAAAAGATCCCagtatttcaaataaataataagctatataaaataattaatagttGATATCTTAAAATATTTcctctttattcaacaaaacagaGGAAACAACCTCCTTCTCTTAGCGGCCATTTAAAAACATCTTAAGCATCGtttttttttcgaaaataaaaagtcaataaatagataatgaataataaataggcttaaattaaaacaaaaagcatacatgaataaataacgtatattcataaaaacaagactTTTTTCCCCAACGGACTCAAATAGATAAACAGCAATAGTAGAATCCTTCTACACACTAGTGGTTCAAGTGCAAACATCACTACCATCATCAACATTACTAAAGTGAATGAGATATGTTCACTAGCTAACAGAATACGACTTTTTGTTCTGTACTTATTCTTCGTACCCATCGCTTTCCATACGCTGCAGCTCACATGAACACTTTTATGAAGATCGCGTGTGCCAGCATGCACAATTACACCCAAACTCACCCTTTTACACTTTTACATACTTGCACTCGTCTCGTCACAAATCAACATGCAAACAGGAAACAAATGACAACGAACACCACAACAACTTTTTCGCTTCCCAAATGATAATAAATTAAGTCTTTCAAAAAGAGCAAACAAAAAAGAGATGAATGTATGTGGCATGCCTACCCAACCGCAGTGCCTGTCTCCTCTTTTTTTCTTACAGTCTTTCCCTCATTTTATCGTAGCTTAGCATATTAGCATTTTAGCTTAGCATTTTTGATTTTCccgcccttttttttttttcttctagcCCGTTAAACCTCGATGCCCTTCACCGCCTGGTTGATGGACTCCAGCAGCGCCCGGTTCTCTGGGTTCTGGTAGCAGTCCTTGTTGGTAAACATGTGCGTCAGCGTGTCCACGTAACTGTCGAAGTTCTGCTCGGACAGCGGCTCCTGCTGGAAGACGAGGGAAGCGCATgttgaaaaaaacgatttgcaACCTTTAGTGTTAGCCAATGGGTGTTTGGGGGTTGAGTGTGATAGCTGATGAATATTTGCTCAAAGTTTCATGCCGAATTTGTCAAAAAAATTGCGCAATTCTAAAGCCCAAAGCATATTATCTGCGAATTCCGAGATCACTCATATTTGAAGCGcgtcacaaaaaataaatagaataaaatagTTTTTACTTGGGCAAATCACACACAGAGCCCACTTCGTATACGACTCAAGTCTTATTTTCGAAGCAAAGAATCTCAAACCTAATCGGCCAAAGTGAACCAAGTGGTTCACTTTGGCCAGGTAGGTTTGAGAATCTTTGCTTCGAAAATAAGACTTGAGTCCTGCACTGGTTCAGGCCTCAGAcacaccattgtgtgtgtgttggactcaCCATGCTGGGAAGGCGGATGTTGGCCAGGCTTCGGATCAGCACCTGGCTGAGACCCGACAGCTCCATGAACAGGGTCTCGTTCCTCTCCTCGATCtgctcgttctcctcctccatgctcTGCAGGTTCTTCTCCATGGACGAGATCTGGAGATGAGTCACGAAAACCCCAATCAGGACAAAAGCCAGAGGATCtcataagagagagggagcagcaaCAATATCCTCTTGCTAAAAGTAAGGCTCTGGCttgttatatttttattggtATTGTATCCACACCAAATAAATTAGCATTTGGCATATTTTTTACTTACTGTTATATATGATATTGAAATTTGGGGAACAGTTATTTAAAAAACACGAGGACATACTATTCATGTATAATGTTATCATCTTGTGCATTTTCACAACCGTATTGTAGTTGTACAATGTTGTTAAACCTTTTTATTCAATTCACTGAGGCTGTTATGAAGTAATATGGTGGTTACATGGTAGTAGAATGGAGTAGTTCTTGTCCTGTACTGACCTGGTCGTGCATGTTCATCATGTCCGCCTCCATCTCCGAGTTGGAATCACTCAGGTCGTTGATCTCCTTGTTGAGCTGCTTGATGTCCTCGTCGTTGTCCAGAACTACATGAACCATGGTGCCGTTAGAACAAGTGCGGTAGTTCAGGACTACGTGCAATCAGAAAACTTGATGCTCAGGACTGCAAGAGCCAGGATGCAATTGCTAAACATGCAGTTTTTCTGGACTAAGAGAACCAAGGTGCAATAAGAACACTTTATCTAAATCAATCAACTCATCATCCAGTAGGTCTGTCTTTCTTAGACTGTTTTATTGGTTTTCATGCTTATCTGAGAGTTGTCGATCCAGAGCATCATCAtcctaaaagctatttttaGATTGGTCTGCTTTGGTcggcagtgtgtctgtgtgcctgtgtgcagaTTGATGTCAAAAGGGCCCTACTGTGTTTTTGTAATACACCACACGGCCACAGTGTGGCACTGTAATATGCATCAGGGCGGTGTAATGGCCACCCTAGTCTCTCTTACCATCGCTGGCTCTGAATTTAGCCGTGATGTACTCGTCTCCGGGGAACTTGGTCCTCTTCTTGTTCGCCGACGCTCTGGGGCAACCTGAGAGACTGGTGGAGCAGAAAGAACCGGAAGGAGACGAAAGGAGAAAAGAAGTTAGCAATAGAGCTGTAGAGTAAATGGTGGTTAGACATTaaatacagacagagaggttCATAGCTATTCGGCGACCATGTAATACAGGTTGAGTCTAAGACGTCCCCAACAGGAGGATCAAAACACGGgcaaaaatgtaatatttttgtTAAAC
Encoded here:
- the pcmtd2a gene encoding protein-L-isoaspartate O-methyltransferase domain-containing protein 2a, whose product is MGGVVSAGEDNDELIDNLKEAQYIRSEAVEQAFRAVDRADYYLGEFRDSAYKDLAWRHGNIHLSAPCIYSEVMEALELRPGLSFLNLGSGTGYLSTMVGLILGPFGVNHGVELHPDVIEYAYEKLDFFIKNSKSFDSFELCEPCFVAGNCLEIAPETQQYDRVYCGAGVQRDHEDYMRRLLRVGGILVLPLEDKLTKIRRTGYNSWETKKIIAVSFAPLVLPKHPENSSPEPVPLPSMFEVRALQDLARISIRHVLTEAPPPRVLPKRRLLSGGPAAALRPRILPQQQQLARAVLANRYTFVSRLLPEPLDRGPAYSAREAWEEDEEREDDEEDDEGRETDCRASERLSRVEEEEQQEEEEEQQRREAGALLQESPVNRLREQILGLPLPEPLKMYLLHYREQ